Proteins found in one Lepeophtheirus salmonis chromosome 9, UVic_Lsal_1.4, whole genome shotgun sequence genomic segment:
- the AlaRS gene encoding alanine--tRNA ligase, cytoplasmic, with amino-acid sequence MDSSLKADEIRKLFLDFFSKKKDHTYYHSSSTIPLDDPTLLFINAGMNQFKSVFVGTIDPNNDKAKLVRAVNSQKCVRAGGKHNDLEDVGKDSYHHTFFEMLGNWSFGDYFKKEICEWSWEFLTKELKMPEDRLYVSYFGGNEKTGLDPDLDCKQIWLDLGVPEERLLPGNMKDNFWEMGDTGPCGPCSEIHFDRVGGRNAAHLVNQDDPMVLEIWNLVFIQFNREADKSLKLLPKKHIDCGLGLERLVSAIQNKSSNYDTDIFTPIFEAIHERSGASKPYQGKFGDEDPDQIDMAYRVVADHIRTLTIVIADGGRPDNVGRGYVLRRILRRGIRFATEKLNAKPGFFGSLVDVVVSVLGHIFPELTKDPELIKDVINEEEIQFLKTLNRGRKLLDRTIGKMDSKILPGDVAWRLYDTYGFPIDLTQLMVEERNMTVDLEGYEKAKEKAVLMSQGKGAGTEDRLALDVHSIQELQDKSISTTDDKFKYHYEEKSSDFDSDYEFSGIEATIMALRYEKKFVDSIACGTECGIILDHTSFYAEQGGQIYDEGFIVKVNDDSVEFKVKNVQVRAGYVLHVGTLGEGELKIGEKVFLQIDTIRRQNVMKNHTGTHILNFALRQVLEGDSDQKGSLVASDKLRFDFTCKKAMTTDQVKAVEMCVNEIIRKNEEIFAKEASLAVAKTIQGLRAVFDETYPDPVRVVSVGIRVEKMEEDPTGAAGSVTSVEFCGGTHLKRAGHLQVFVISSEEAIAKGIRRIIALTGPEAKKATQKAVLLQNKVDKVSLVVQEAKLSSKEMVKLITNLSEDISSSTISQWKKDEMRNSLKALKKTIDDKSKAKKAAVLSQIVEEAKIMVGNNENAPFLVKELNAFAQNKALDGALKVIKSSNIPAALFISGDEDTGKVLCMAQVNKELTSKLKANEWCQQVQKILNGKGGGKAESAQATGTNLNGIQEAISIAAEFAKLKLE; translated from the exons ATGGATTCTTCATTGAAGGCAGATGAGATCAGGAAGCTGTTTTTGGATTTCTTTAGCAAGAAGAAGGATCACACCTACTATCATTCCAGCTCCACGATCCCTCTCGATGATCCAACTCTCCTCTTTATCAATGCAGGGATGAATCAGTTCAAGTCTGTTTTTGTGGGTACAATTGATCCAAACAACGATAAGGCCAA ACTCGTGCGTGCCGTGAATTCTCAGAAATGCGTTCGTGCCGGAGGAAAGCACAACGATCTCGAAGATGTGGGCAAGGACTCTTATcatcatactttttttgaaatgcttGGAAACTGGTCATTCGGCGATTACTTCAAGAAGGAAATATGTGAATGGTCTTGGGAATTTCTAACTAAA GAGTTGAAAATGCCTGAAGATAGGTTGTATGTCTCGTATTTCGGAGGAAATGAAAAAACGGGCTTAGATCCTGATCTAGATTGCAAACAAATTTGGCTGGACTTGGGTGTACCTGAGGAAAGATTATTACCCGGAAATATGAAAGATAATTTCTGGGAAATGGGAGATACTGGACCTTGTGGTCCTTGTTCAGAGATTCATTTTGATAGAGTCG GCGGTAGAAATGCTGCACATTTAGTAAATCAAGATGATCCCATGGTTTTAGAAATATGGAATTTAGTATTCATTCAATTTAATCGTGAAGCTgataagtctcttaaattacTTCCAAAGAAACATATTGACTGCGGACTTGGGTTGGAGCGTCTTGTATCCGccattcaaaataaatcatcCAACTATGACACCGATATTTTTACCCCCATTTTTGAAGCTATTCATGAAAGGTCTGGGGCAAGTAAACCATACCAAGGAAAATTTGGTGATGAAGATCCTGACCAAATTGATATGGCTTATCGTGTAGTTGCAGATCACATTCGTACATTAACTATTGTAATCGCCGATGGAGGAAGACCTGATAATGTTGGAAGAGGATATGTTCTTAGACGTATACTTAGAAGAGGCATCCGTTTTGCTACTGAAAAACTCAATGCAAAACCTGGTTTCTTCGGGTCTCTTGTAGATGTAGTTGTTTCTGTACTAGGGCACATTTTTCCTGAGCTAACCAAGGATCCCGAATTGATAAAGGATGTTattaatgaagaagaaattCAGTTCCTCAAAACCCTTAATCGGGGTCGTAAGTTGTTGGATAGAACAATTGGTAAAATGGATTCAAAGATTCTTCCTGGGGATGTAGCTTGGAGACTTTATGATACTTATGGGTTTCCTATTGACCTAACGCAACTTATGGTGGAAGAACGCAACATGACTGTTGATCTGGAAGGGTATGAAAAAGCTAAAGAAAAAGCTGTCCTAATGAGCCAAGGAAAGGGTGCTGGAACCGAGGATCGATTAGCCCTGGATGTGCATTCCATTCAAGAATTACAAGACAAATCTATCAGCACAACAGACGACAAGTTTAAATACCATTATGAAGAAAAGTCTTCTGATTTTGACTCAGACTATGAATTCTCTGGGATTGAAGCAACTATTATGGCTCTcagatatgaaaaaaagtttgttgacTCAATTGCATGTGGAACCGAATGTGGAATTATTTTAGATCACACTTCTTTTTATGCAGAACAAGGTGGCCAAATTTATGATGAAGGATTTATCGTTAAAGTCAATGATGATTCTGTTGAATTTAAGGTGAAGAACGTACAAGTTAGAGCTGGTTATGTACTTCATGTCG gTACATTAGGCGAAGGAGAACTTAAGATTGGAGAAAAGGTATTCCTTCAGATTGACACTATTCGCCGACAAAACGTTATGAAAAATCACACTGGTACTCATATTCTAAATTTTGCCTTGCGACAAGTGCTTGAAGGTGATTCAGATCAAAAAGGCTCTTTGGTAGCTTCAGATAAACTTCGATTCGATTTTACATGCAAAAAAGCCATGACAACGGATCAAGTGAAGGCTGTTGAAATGTGTGTTAATGAAATCATTCGCAAAAATGAAGAGATTTTTGCAAAAGAAGCATCATTGGCTGTAGCAAAGACAATTCAAGGTCTTCGAGCTGTATTCGATGAAACCTATCCAGATCCTGTTCGTGTTGTAAGTGTTGGGATTCGTGTGGAAAAGATGGAGGAAGATCCAACCGGGGCAGCTGGATCCGTCACTTCTGTTGAATTTTGCGGAGGTACTCATCTTAAAAGAGCTGGCCACTTGCAAGTATTTGTGATATCTTCTGAAGAAGCCATTGCTAAAGGAATACGACGAATCATTGCGCTTACTGGTCCTGAAGCCAAAAAAGCTACTCAAAAAGcagtattattacaaaataaagtagATAAGGTGTCCTTAGTCGTTCAAGAGGCTAAGTTGAGCTCAAAAGAAATGGTGAAACTAATTACAAATTTGTCTGAAGATATTTCAAGCTCAACAATTTCTCAATGGAAAAAAGATGAGATGAGAAACTCACTAAAGGCTCTTAAAAAGACGATCGATGATAAGAGCAAGGCTAAAAAAGCTGCAGTTCTGAGTCAAATCGTTGAAGAAGCTAAGATCATGGttggaaataatgaaaatgccCCATTTTTAGTGAAAGAGCTTAATGCCTTTGCTCAAAATAAAGCTCTGGACGGTGCATTGAAAGTAATCAAATCATCCAATATTCCTGCTGCATTGTTTATTTCGGGTGATGAAGACACTGGAAAGGTACTTTGCATGGCTCAAGTGAATAAAGAATTAACATCAAAATTGAAGGCTAATGAATGGTGCCAACAAGTTCAAAAGATCCTCAACGGCAAAGGTGGTGGAAAGGCAGAGAGTGCTCAAGCCACTGGCACAAATTTAAATGGGATACAGGAAGCAATTTCTATTGCTGCcgaatttgcaaaattaaaactGGAATAA